In Hallerella succinigenes, the following are encoded in one genomic region:
- a CDS encoding cellulase family glycosylhydrolase: MRFRNLALISAASAFALWTSACSDDKSSAPEEDAPLVSSAVEESSSSVADKNDPESSSSDSTTASSSSIAAPTNGLLLDDMEDGDGGTSIGSGWYTYNDNDNKAASVITTPVDESGNPIASPTDNGSSYAFKVEFTLDKGDYAYDPYVGWGFEVPSTVDVSKYAGIRYSYKGAAHYIHVETSDVIDYDVHLSAVKKSDTWTTVTIDFNNLVQGGWGEAVAFDPAHVTNISFQVKGNGKVDSVMIDDVYFIMEEDLPPKTADMTIHAPQVISPNIGDITISTPLQEKAMKYLDKGVNFTNWLEEADGKFTGKFELGENDVKILSENGFKALRLPIDLDLYVDNRAEYLADTTGTVKLQMNDSIYIVLDSFVNWTKRYGMSLTIDYHEYDNSYNVTTSTDAKYLAMMANVWKAVAAHYASNEREDLFFELLNEPDMKDGKVTQANWTIAAQGMIDSIRTVDTKHTIIFGDAQWYSIALLAKRTPFTDDNIIYAVHSYEPYIFTHQGASWTEASSIKNLPFPYDTTKWSVYSSDFGVNASTASWIKSAVKNYYKTGSKGYILNQIYTAKKWAVENQVPIIINEFGAYNVASTAEDRLNYLTAVRESCDSLQVPWQHWGYTGGFEVIRDGKLINGMDKALGL, translated from the coding sequence ATGCGCTTTCGTAACCTAGCACTCATCTCTGCAGCATCCGCATTTGCCCTGTGGACAAGCGCCTGCTCCGACGATAAATCCAGCGCGCCGGAAGAAGACGCGCCTCTTGTTTCCTCTGCAGTCGAAGAAAGCTCCTCTTCCGTAGCGGACAAAAACGATCCGGAAAGTTCCTCTTCCGACTCTACAACCGCTTCAAGTTCGAGCATTGCCGCTCCAACAAACGGACTTTTATTAGATGACATGGAAGACGGCGACGGTGGAACTTCTATCGGTTCCGGCTGGTACACCTATAACGACAATGACAACAAAGCCGCCTCGGTCATCACGACTCCTGTTGACGAAAGCGGCAATCCGATTGCATCCCCGACGGACAACGGTTCTTCTTATGCGTTCAAGGTGGAATTCACTTTGGACAAGGGCGATTACGCTTACGATCCGTATGTCGGCTGGGGCTTTGAAGTCCCGAGCACGGTCGACGTCAGCAAGTATGCTGGCATTCGCTATTCGTATAAAGGTGCCGCTCACTACATTCACGTAGAAACTTCCGATGTCATCGACTACGACGTGCATCTTTCCGCCGTGAAAAAATCCGACACTTGGACAACCGTCACGATCGACTTCAACAACCTCGTCCAAGGCGGTTGGGGCGAAGCAGTCGCATTCGATCCGGCACATGTCACCAACATCAGCTTCCAGGTTAAGGGCAACGGCAAAGTGGATTCCGTGATGATTGACGACGTTTACTTCATCATGGAAGAAGATCTTCCGCCGAAGACCGCCGACATGACGATTCACGCACCGCAAGTGATTAGTCCGAACATCGGCGATATCACCATCAGCACTCCGCTCCAAGAAAAGGCGATGAAGTATTTGGACAAGGGCGTGAACTTTACCAACTGGCTCGAAGAAGCGGACGGCAAGTTCACCGGTAAATTTGAACTCGGCGAAAATGATGTTAAGATCCTTTCCGAAAACGGTTTCAAGGCTCTTCGCCTTCCGATCGACTTGGACCTTTACGTAGACAACCGCGCCGAATATCTCGCCGACACGACCGGCACCGTGAAGCTCCAGATGAACGATTCTATCTACATCGTACTCGACTCCTTCGTGAACTGGACGAAGCGCTACGGCATGTCGCTCACAATCGACTACCACGAATACGACAACAGCTACAACGTAACAACGTCCACCGACGCAAAGTACCTCGCCATGATGGCAAATGTTTGGAAAGCTGTCGCCGCCCACTACGCTTCGAACGAACGCGAAGACCTCTTCTTCGAACTTTTGAACGAACCGGATATGAAGGACGGTAAGGTGACCCAGGCGAACTGGACGATTGCCGCTCAGGGTATGATCGATTCCATCCGCACGGTCGATACCAAGCACACGATTATCTTCGGTGACGCCCAGTGGTACTCCATCGCTCTCCTCGCCAAGCGTACTCCGTTCACCGATGACAACATCATCTACGCGGTACACTCTTACGAGCCGTACATCTTTACGCACCAGGGCGCCTCTTGGACGGAAGCCTCTTCCATCAAGAACCTTCCGTTCCCGTACGACACCACCAAGTGGTCCGTCTACTCTTCGGATTTCGGCGTGAACGCTTCGACGGCTAGCTGGATCAAATCCGCAGTCAAGAACTATTACAAGACCGGTAGCAAGGGCTACATCCTGAACCAAATCTACACCGCCAAGAAGTGGGCTGTTGAAAATCAGGTTCCGATCATCATCAACGAATTCGGCGCTTACAACGTCGCTTCCACGGCAGAAGACCGTTTGAACTACCTCACCGCTGTCCGCGAATCCTGCGATTCCCTTCAGGTTCCGTGGCAGCATTGGGGCTACACCGGTGGCTTCGAAGTCATCCGCGATGGAAAGCTGATCAACGGCATGGACAAGGCTCTGGGGCTCTAA